The following nucleotide sequence is from Brachyspira suanatina.
TATATTTAATAATAGCCGTTATATGGGGTATAGTAAGTTTGATTCAAAAAGCAACAAAGGGAAATAAACAAAACAAAAAACCAAAACAAAAAACTTATACTCAAAATAATAAAAAAGTTAATAATAAAAGATTTAATAATAATAAAAATGAAGAACAAATATTTAAAGAATTACAAAGAAATATTAAAAATTTAAAGAACTATAATGAAGAAGTTCTCAGAGAAAATACAAAAAGAGAAGAAGTGTATACTAGTAGTTATGAAACTTCAAATAATGACAGAGAAATATTAGAACTGCAGGAAAAATATAATTCTAAATTGGCTCAAATTAATACCATAAAAGAAGAAACGGTCAGCAGTAATTTTAATAATATCATAACATCAGAAAATAAAAGACAAGTTAATCATATGTTATCTTCATTGGATATAAAGAATGCTATAATATATAATGCTATACTTGAACCTAGAAGAATTAATTATATGAGAGTAAAAAAATCAAAACTTAGTTAAAGAGTCATAATAATGAAATCATTTGAAGAACTTATATCTATAATACAAACTTTAAGGGGTGAAAATGGATGTGCTTGGGATAAAGTGCAGACTTTTGATAGTTTAATACCTTGTTTTTTAGAAGAGTCTTATGAACTTGTAGAAGCTATCAATAATAAAGATTATGAGAATATTAAAGAAGAGCTTGGAGATGTGCTTTTACATGTTGTATTTTTTTCAGATCTTGCAAAAGATGAAAATAAATTTAATATAGATGATGTTTGTAAAAATATTAATGAAAAACTTATAAGAAGGCATCCTCATGTATTTGCTGATAGTGATGTAAAAGATGTGCAAGGTATACTTAAGCAATGGGATAAAATAAAAAAAGAAGAGAAAGGTATTGATGGCTCAGATGAATTTAAAAGTGTGCTTGATGGAATACCTAAATCACTTCCTATTATGGAAAAATCCTACAAATTAATGAAAAAAGCAGCTAGTGTCGGATTTGAATATGAGCATATTGATGATTCTTTATCTAAAGTAGAAGAAGAACTTTTGGAAGTAAAAGAGGCATATAAAGAGCAAGATAAGGAACATTTGGAAGAAGAAATAGGTGATTTGATTATGACTGTTCTTGATTTTGCTCGTATGAATAAGATTAATCCTGTAAACTCTCTTATTAAAGTTAATGAAAAATTTAGAAAAAGATTTAATTATGTTGAAAAAACTGCTTATGAAATGAATAAGAAATTAGAAGATATGTCTTTAGATGAAATGGATCAACTCTGGAATGAATATAAGAAAAAAGAAAGAGAAAATAAATGAGCATATATGATTTTAATGTTAAAGATATTAATGGTAATGATGTATCTTTGGCAAAATATAAAAATAAAGTTATTTTGATAGTTAATACAGCTACTAGATGCGGTTTCACCAATCAATACAAAGATTTAGAAAATATATATGAAAATTATAATAACAGAGGTTTTGAAATATTAGATTTTCCTTGTAATCAATTTTTGAATCAGGCTCCTGAATCGGATGAAAAAATAGATAATTTCTGTAAACTTAAATATAATACTACTTTTGATAGATTTAAAAAAATAGATGTTAAAGGAAATAATATAGAGCCTTTATATTCATATCTTATTAATAATAGCAATTATTTATTTAATAAAGATATAAAATGGAATTTCACAAAATTCTTAATAGATAGAAATGGTAATATAGTAAAAAGATTTTTTAGTTTTTCATCTGGCAGTACTATAAGTAAATATATAGATAAAATTATATAATATTTTGTTATTGCAGTATACTAAATCCCATTTTTATAAAGTTATTTTATCAATTTTTTGCATATATATTACGGTCTATTTATTGCAAAATTTCAAGTTTATATTATAATGTTGGCATATTAAATTTAGGGGTTTTAGTTAATGCCTATTAATGCTAATTTGTATAAAAGATCCAAATTATATGATTTGCTTAGTAAGATCATTAAAAAGAAAGATGATGAAAATTTTGACCTAGAGGATCACATAAATAAATTATTGGAGCTTATATCAAAAAGTACAGAAGAAGAAGTAAATTATGCAGATAATAAAATAAGCTGTCTTCATCTTGCTGTACAGATAGATAATCCTGATGTAGTATCGGCTTTAATAGAAAAAGGTGCTAATGTTAATGCCATTAATGAAAGGGGAGTTAGCCCATTGCATACTGCTATCATCAAAAATCAGCCTGAAGAAGTCATAAAAGTATTATTGGATAATGGAGCAGATTATAATATAGAAGAAGCAAATTTTTCAGCTCTTGCTTTGGCAGAGATAATGAATGTTCCATATTTGCATTTATTTAAAAAGTAAATTTATTCATATTTATTTTTAGGTATATATTATATTAATTTAAATATAGTTATAAATCATTTTAGTTTATGATTAAATATATTTTATATTTTTTATAGTTATTTCTAGCTATATTTATTAAATTATAAGCATTTTAATTAATATGCAAATTTCTATGGTTATATTTTTGATTTTTTATAATAGAATATATCTATATTATAAAGATTGAAATATTTTATGATTTAAGTATATAATGCAAATCTATTAAATATATATTTGCATTATATACTTAATTTTATTTGATTCTTTTTAACTTACTCTGTCAGTTTTCATCTTATAAACTTTATCTGCTATATTGAGAGTAGAAAGTCTATGAGAAACTAAAACAACTGTTCTGTTTGCACTGTTATCCTTTATTGACTTCAATATAACCGCCTCATTCAAGCTATCAAGATTACTTGTAGGCTCATCAAGAAGTATGAAAGGAGCTTTATGTAAGAAACTTCTTGCTATTCCTATTCTTTGTTTTTCTCCACCTGATAAAGTATCACCAAGTTCTCCTACATTTGTATCATAACCATTAGGCAGACTAATAATAAAATCATGCAATGAAGCTTTTTTGCATGCTTCTACAACTTCTTCATGTGTAGCATTTTTATCAGCTATTTTTATATTGTTTTCTATAGTATCTTTGAATATAGAAGTTTCCTGAGTTACATAGCTTTCCATATCTCTTAATGTATCTGTATTAATATCTTTTATATCAGTATTTGATATTTTAATATTTCCTTTTTTAATATCCCAGAAACGCATGAAAAGTTTAAGAAGTGTTGATTTTCCGCTTCCGCTTTTTCCGCTGATACCTATTATTTTGTTAGGCTCTATCTCTAAATTATAATCATTTAATATATTCTCGCCCTCATAATCGAAATATACATCTTCGCATTCAACACCATTGAAAGAAATATCTTTTTTACCTTCATAAACTTCTTCTACTATAGGTTTTTCAGCAAGTAAATTGAGTACTCTCTCTCCGCTAGCTAATGTCATAAATAAATTGTTTGACAAATTGCTCAATGCTATAACAGGGCCGAAAGAGCTTGCCATTGCTATAGTAGGTATTATAATCGCAGCAAAATTTGATTCTTTTGATATCATTATACTTACAATAAGAACAGCTAATGTAAATAATGATACAGCAGAAGTTGTAAGACCAGATATTATACCTTCATATTTTTTTAATTTTTTATTTAAATCCATCAAATCATCAGTCTTGCTTTCTATATTTTTTGTTCTTTTCTCGCCATATCCGAATTGAAGTATTTCTTTTATTCCCCATAAACTGTCAAGAAAATAACTGTTTAATTTTCCAAAATTATTTCTATAAGCCATTCCGTCATTTTTTCCAAATTTAGATGAAAAATAAGGAATAATAAAACCTATAGTAAAATATCCCAAAAATGCAATAGCACCCAGTATGATATTAAAACTTCCTATGAATATTGTCATTATAAGAGAAGTTAATATTCCTATAGCTATAGGTGAAATAGTATGGGCATAAAATACTTCTAATAATTCTATATCGCTTGTAATAAGTGCTATTAAGTTTCCTTTATCTCTTCCTTCAAGTTTAGCAGGAGATAATTTTCTTAAAGCTTTGAAAACTTTATCTCTTATTAAAGCAAGTAATTTAAATGCTATATAATGATTGCTTAACTGTTCAATATAGTGAAGTATGCCTCTTAAAGCTGCAAGCACTAAAACAGTTATAAATATAGTTTTTATTGTAAATAGAGAATCCAAACCTAAATATGTTAATATGGCATATCCTCCAAATATAGTTATAGATATAGCACATAAAAAACCTAACACTCCTGTAGTTATAGCTAATATCATAACATGCATAAGCGGAGCAATTAATCCAATTAGTTCCGCCATAATTCTTATACCGCTTCTACGCATTATAAACTCCTATTAAATTTA
It contains:
- the mazG gene encoding nucleoside triphosphate pyrophosphohydrolase, with amino-acid sequence MKSFEELISIIQTLRGENGCAWDKVQTFDSLIPCFLEESYELVEAINNKDYENIKEELGDVLLHVVFFSDLAKDENKFNIDDVCKNINEKLIRRHPHVFADSDVKDVQGILKQWDKIKKEEKGIDGSDEFKSVLDGIPKSLPIMEKSYKLMKKAASVGFEYEHIDDSLSKVEEELLEVKEAYKEQDKEHLEEEIGDLIMTVLDFARMNKINPVNSLIKVNEKFRKRFNYVEKTAYEMNKKLEDMSLDEMDQLWNEYKKKERENK
- a CDS encoding glutathione peroxidase; protein product: MSIYDFNVKDINGNDVSLAKYKNKVILIVNTATRCGFTNQYKDLENIYENYNNRGFEILDFPCNQFLNQAPESDEKIDNFCKLKYNTTFDRFKKIDVKGNNIEPLYSYLINNSNYLFNKDIKWNFTKFLIDRNGNIVKRFFSFSSGSTISKYIDKII
- a CDS encoding ankyrin repeat domain-containing protein, coding for MPINANLYKRSKLYDLLSKIIKKKDDENFDLEDHINKLLELISKSTEEEVNYADNKISCLHLAVQIDNPDVVSALIEKGANVNAINERGVSPLHTAIIKNQPEEVIKVLLDNGADYNIEEANFSALALAEIMNVPYLHLFKK
- a CDS encoding amino acid ABC transporter ATP-binding/permease protein — translated: MRRSGIRIMAELIGLIAPLMHVMILAITTGVLGFLCAISITIFGGYAILTYLGLDSLFTIKTIFITVLVLAALRGILHYIEQLSNHYIAFKLLALIRDKVFKALRKLSPAKLEGRDKGNLIALITSDIELLEVFYAHTISPIAIGILTSLIMTIFIGSFNIILGAIAFLGYFTIGFIIPYFSSKFGKNDGMAYRNNFGKLNSYFLDSLWGIKEILQFGYGEKRTKNIESKTDDLMDLNKKLKKYEGIISGLTTSAVSLFTLAVLIVSIMISKESNFAAIIIPTIAMASSFGPVIALSNLSNNLFMTLASGERVLNLLAEKPIVEEVYEGKKDISFNGVECEDVYFDYEGENILNDYNLEIEPNKIIGISGKSGSGKSTLLKLFMRFWDIKKGNIKISNTDIKDINTDTLRDMESYVTQETSIFKDTIENNIKIADKNATHEEVVEACKKASLHDFIISLPNGYDTNVGELGDTLSGGEKQRIGIARSFLHKAPFILLDEPTSNLDSLNEAVILKSIKDNSANRTVVLVSHRLSTLNIADKVYKMKTDRVS